A window of Cellulomonas fimi contains these coding sequences:
- a CDS encoding SRPBCC family protein, producing the protein MTGTEEREGFEMVDIIHRVGMRSAALDDVYAALTTIDGLSAWWTTDTTGDPGVGGLLAFRFPQGGFDMVVLEQEPGRRVVWEVVDGPEEWIGTTVRWELRQDGEWVVVLFAHEGWREPVEFMSHCSTKWATFLVSLKQLVETGAGAPAPDDLAISDWH; encoded by the coding sequence GTGACCGGTACCGAGGAGAGAGAAGGGTTCGAGATGGTGGACATCATCCACAGGGTCGGCATGCGCTCGGCCGCCCTGGACGACGTGTACGCGGCGCTCACCACGATCGACGGGCTGTCGGCGTGGTGGACGACCGACACGACTGGCGACCCGGGCGTCGGCGGCCTGCTCGCGTTCCGCTTCCCGCAGGGAGGCTTCGACATGGTCGTGCTCGAGCAGGAGCCCGGCCGGCGCGTCGTGTGGGAGGTCGTCGACGGTCCCGAGGAGTGGATCGGGACGACCGTGCGCTGGGAGCTCCGGCAGGACGGCGAGTGGGTCGTCGTCCTGTTCGCGCACGAGGGCTGGCGCGAGCCGGTCGAGTTCATGTCGCACTGCAGCACCAAGTGGGCGACGTTCCTGGTCAGCCTCAAGCAGCTCGTCGAGACCGGCGCGGGCGCACCTGCACCCGACGACCTCGCGATCTCCGACTGGCACTGA
- a CDS encoding SRPBCC domain-containing protein, whose product MEFGSIEREIHVDASPEVVFEVLSSPEHIRDWWNGAETDLSAAPGSGTEVAWGRGTADEHVEPLTVVAADPPRLFSFRWVPDDADDPVAAALLVTFELVPAGTGTLLRLTETGFREKGWEVAVMEAAYADHVSGWDVFVPAIAAHAERLVATR is encoded by the coding sequence ATGGAGTTCGGGAGCATCGAGCGCGAGATCCACGTCGACGCCTCGCCGGAGGTCGTCTTCGAGGTCCTCAGCAGCCCGGAGCACATCCGCGACTGGTGGAACGGTGCCGAGACGGACCTGTCCGCCGCGCCGGGCAGCGGGACGGAGGTCGCCTGGGGCCGCGGCACCGCCGACGAGCACGTCGAGCCGCTCACCGTCGTCGCCGCCGACCCGCCGCGGCTGTTCTCCTTCCGCTGGGTCCCCGACGACGCGGACGACCCCGTCGCCGCCGCGCTGCTCGTGACGTTCGAGCTCGTGCCCGCCGGGACCGGGACGCTCCTGCGGCTCACCGAGACCGGCTTCCGGGAGAAGGGCTGGGAGGTCGCCGTCATGGAGGCCGCCTATGCCGACCACGTCAGCGGCTGGGACGTCTTCGTCCCCGCGATCGCCGCACACGCCGAGCGGCTGGTCGCGACGCGATGA
- a CDS encoding PPOX class F420-dependent oxidoreductase, translating into MGGTAFTAQEIAYLREHPVARVATLGEGEQPDVVPVVCELDGEAFWFGGGETVLRTRKVRNVRAGRRRVAIVFDDVPTLEPFAARGIRVYGVAEDPVERTGMIGPGWYVRVRPMESWSWNLDGEPAGDAWYPVSHTVHA; encoded by the coding sequence ATGGGCGGCACCGCCTTCACCGCGCAGGAGATCGCCTACCTGCGGGAACACCCGGTCGCGCGCGTCGCGACCCTCGGCGAGGGGGAGCAGCCCGACGTCGTACCGGTCGTCTGCGAGCTCGACGGCGAGGCGTTCTGGTTCGGCGGCGGCGAGACGGTCCTGCGGACGCGCAAGGTCCGCAACGTGCGCGCGGGCCGGCGGCGGGTGGCGATCGTCTTCGACGACGTGCCGACGCTGGAGCCGTTCGCGGCACGCGGCATCCGCGTCTACGGCGTGGCGGAGGATCCCGTCGAGCGGACCGGGATGATCGGGCCGGGGTGGTACGTGCGGGTGCGTCCGATGGAGTCGTGGAGCTGGAACCTCGACGGCGAGCCCGCCGGCGACGCGTGGTACCCCGTGTCCCACACGGTTCACGCGTAG
- a CDS encoding GNAT family N-acetyltransferase — MTDHDGPADVRPRATVRDATAVRVRPGRADDLPALARFAGSRDRALWRVDEARDGRETLLVAEDARGPVGTVSVRWDSDCDPPHPWLYGLHVDADHRGRGAGERLVHAAEDAARDRGAAALSLDADRDDPVVGWYERRGYRRVRAHEHRWTSVDPRTRRVTASGTAATWVLRRPLDGRDADTGGRTGTGTATDAGIGTEDAS, encoded by the coding sequence ATGACCGACCACGACGGACCTGCCGACGTCCGGCCCCGCGCGACGGTCCGCGACGCGACCGCCGTCCGCGTCCGGCCGGGACGCGCCGACGACCTCCCCGCCCTCGCGCGGTTCGCGGGCTCGCGGGACCGTGCGCTGTGGCGCGTCGACGAGGCGCGCGACGGCCGCGAGACGCTGCTCGTCGCGGAGGACGCCCGTGGCCCCGTCGGCACCGTCAGCGTGCGCTGGGACAGCGACTGCGACCCGCCGCACCCGTGGCTCTACGGGCTGCACGTCGACGCCGACCACCGCGGCCGCGGTGCGGGCGAGCGGCTCGTGCACGCCGCCGAGGACGCGGCGCGCGACCGCGGCGCCGCCGCGCTGAGCCTCGACGCCGACCGCGACGACCCCGTCGTCGGCTGGTACGAACGTCGCGGCTACCGGCGCGTCCGCGCGCACGAGCACCGCTGGACCAGCGTCGACCCGCGGACCCGCCGGGTGACCGCGTCGGGGACCGCGGCGACGTGGGTGCTGCGCCGGCCGCTCGACGGGCGCGACGCCGACACCGGTGGCCGCACGGGCACCGGCACGGCGACCGACGCCGGCATCGGCACCGAGGACGCCTCGTGA
- a CDS encoding TetR/AcrR family transcriptional regulator, translated as MTEQTPTTDTRERVVAAADALFYARGIQSVGMDEVRTAAGVSLKRLYTEFPGKEALVLAVLDARHGIWEAGLSGALSGVDDPRERLLAIFDFLAEWFTDDTFRGCGFINAFGELGATSPAVADAVRAHKQSFQDHVARLTADAGGDAALAAQLALLAEGAQTTAAIAGRSDAARQARAAAEVLVDAALGAR; from the coding sequence GTGACCGAGCAGACGCCGACGACCGACACGCGCGAGCGGGTCGTCGCCGCCGCCGACGCGCTCTTCTACGCGCGCGGCATCCAGTCCGTCGGGATGGACGAGGTCCGCACCGCGGCGGGCGTCTCGCTCAAGCGCCTCTACACCGAGTTCCCCGGCAAGGAGGCCCTCGTGCTCGCGGTGCTCGACGCGCGGCACGGGATCTGGGAGGCCGGCCTGAGCGGAGCGTTGAGCGGCGTCGACGACCCGCGCGAGCGCCTGCTCGCGATCTTCGACTTCCTCGCCGAGTGGTTCACCGACGACACCTTCCGCGGCTGCGGGTTCATCAACGCGTTCGGCGAGCTCGGCGCGACGTCGCCCGCCGTCGCCGACGCCGTCCGCGCGCACAAGCAGTCGTTCCAGGACCACGTCGCCCGGCTCACCGCCGACGCCGGCGGCGACGCCGCGCTCGCGGCGCAGCTCGCGCTCCTCGCCGAGGGCGCGCAGACGACGGCCGCCATCGCGGGCCGTTCCGACGCCGCCCGCCAGGCACGCGCCGCGGCCGAGGTCCTGGTCGACGCCGCGCTCGGCGCCCGGTGA
- a CDS encoding calcium-binding protein, producing the protein MTRRTRLGLTVATVAALSILLPVPAWAGDVQREEFSRPPAEPWQVLGFAGDPVASTRGGAITIGRETLVMLLEGAGTSEWTGASGRLTGWDVDVRMRLGRDATGTCLDEETGTPPPTLLWVGDTMDLLQVGFAPGELCVLYPFEDRQVIPLDTQRWHRYRLEARGQHLRIAVDGRTVLDRTLTGRGAGTVGLGFETFTGSSTWDYVRYDTSPEHRCTVRGTSGADVLTGTPGDDVICAGAGHDRVSGLGGDDVLIGGDGDDTLLGGDGHDLLQGGWGADVLDAGADSGRSEGGQGGDTFVMGAAPDGAHQVVGGPGHDVVDYGARTAGVTVTLDGVGGDGAPGEGDAVGAPPPWSASPDVEEVRGSTGDDVLTGSPWQDALVGGLGADTLRGLAGDDTLRGTDGVGGNDRLDGGDGTDGCTADPLDVLTSCNDRYPPYPTPTPTGSAPAGPAQRLAPTWLPTTAPASPARG; encoded by the coding sequence ATGACGAGGCGCACGCGGCTCGGTCTGACCGTCGCGACGGTCGCCGCCCTGTCGATCCTGCTCCCGGTGCCCGCGTGGGCCGGCGACGTGCAGCGCGAGGAGTTCTCGCGGCCACCGGCCGAGCCGTGGCAGGTGCTCGGGTTCGCGGGCGATCCGGTGGCGAGCACGCGCGGCGGTGCGATCACGATCGGCCGCGAGACGCTCGTCATGCTCCTCGAGGGCGCCGGGACGTCGGAGTGGACGGGGGCCTCCGGGCGGCTGACGGGGTGGGACGTCGACGTCCGCATGCGTCTCGGGCGCGACGCGACCGGCACGTGCCTCGACGAGGAGACCGGGACGCCGCCGCCGACGCTGCTGTGGGTCGGCGACACCATGGACCTCCTCCAGGTCGGCTTCGCGCCCGGAGAGCTCTGCGTCCTCTACCCGTTCGAGGACCGCCAGGTGATCCCGCTCGACACGCAGCGCTGGCACCGGTACCGCCTGGAGGCGCGCGGGCAGCACCTGCGGATCGCGGTCGACGGGCGCACGGTCCTCGACCGGACGCTCACCGGTCGCGGCGCGGGCACCGTCGGGCTCGGCTTCGAGACGTTCACCGGCTCCTCGACGTGGGACTACGTCCGCTACGACACGTCGCCGGAGCACCGGTGCACGGTCCGCGGCACGTCCGGCGCCGACGTCCTGACGGGCACGCCCGGCGACGACGTGATCTGCGCCGGCGCGGGCCACGACCGGGTCTCCGGGCTCGGTGGGGACGACGTGCTGATCGGCGGCGACGGCGACGACACGCTCCTCGGCGGCGACGGTCACGACCTGCTGCAGGGCGGCTGGGGCGCGGACGTGCTCGACGCCGGCGCGGACAGCGGACGGTCCGAGGGCGGCCAGGGCGGGGACACCTTCGTCATGGGCGCCGCACCCGACGGTGCACACCAGGTCGTCGGCGGACCGGGCCACGACGTCGTCGACTACGGGGCACGCACCGCCGGGGTCACCGTGACGCTGGACGGCGTCGGCGGCGACGGCGCGCCCGGAGAGGGCGACGCGGTGGGCGCACCGCCGCCGTGGAGCGCGTCGCCCGACGTCGAGGAGGTCCGCGGCAGCACCGGGGACGACGTCCTGACCGGCTCGCCGTGGCAGGACGCGCTCGTCGGCGGGCTCGGCGCCGACACGCTGCGCGGGCTGGCCGGCGACGACACGCTGCGCGGCACCGACGGCGTCGGGGGCAACGACCGGCTCGACGGCGGCGACGGCACCGACGGCTGCACCGCCGACCCGCTCGACGTGCTCACGTCGTGCAACGACCGCTACCCGCCGTACCCCACCCCGACGCCGACCGGCTCGGCCCCCGCGGGCCCGGCCCAGCGGCTCGCGCCGACGTGGCTGCCCACGACGGCGCCCGCGTCACCCGCCCGCGGCTGA
- a CDS encoding alpha/beta fold hydrolase — protein MGRITVGTENSVDIELHYEDKGTGQPVVLIHGFPLDGNSWEGQTAALLDAGYRVITYDRRGFGQSSQPSVGYDYDTFAADLNVVLETLDLRDVVLVGFSMGTGEVARYLGTYGSTRVAKAAFLASLEPFLTKTEDNPEGGAPASFFEDIAATVRKDRYAYFTAFYQDFFNLDENLGTRISEEQVRHAWDVAAGSGSVASAAAPLTWGTDFRDDIPKIDVPALILHGTADRILDVDVTARRFVRALPSAEYVEIEGAPHGLLTTHTAEVNEALLAFLAR, from the coding sequence ATGGGACGCATCACCGTCGGCACGGAGAACTCGGTCGACATCGAGCTGCACTACGAGGACAAGGGCACCGGCCAGCCGGTCGTCCTCATCCACGGCTTCCCGCTCGACGGCAACTCGTGGGAGGGCCAGACGGCCGCGCTGCTCGACGCCGGCTACCGCGTCATCACGTACGACCGCCGCGGGTTCGGGCAGTCGAGCCAGCCGTCGGTCGGGTACGACTACGACACCTTCGCGGCGGACCTCAACGTCGTGCTGGAGACGCTCGATCTGCGCGACGTGGTCCTCGTCGGCTTCTCGATGGGCACCGGCGAGGTCGCGCGCTACCTGGGGACGTACGGCTCGACGCGCGTCGCGAAGGCCGCGTTCCTCGCGTCGCTCGAGCCGTTCCTCACCAAGACCGAGGACAACCCCGAGGGCGGCGCGCCCGCGTCGTTCTTCGAGGACATCGCGGCGACCGTCCGCAAGGACCGGTACGCCTACTTCACCGCGTTCTACCAGGACTTCTTCAACCTCGACGAGAACCTCGGCACCCGCATCTCCGAGGAGCAGGTGCGGCACGCGTGGGACGTCGCCGCCGGGTCCGGCTCGGTCGCGTCGGCCGCGGCGCCGCTCACGTGGGGCACGGACTTCCGCGACGACATCCCGAAGATCGACGTGCCCGCGCTGATCCTGCACGGCACGGCGGACCGGATCCTCGACGTCGACGTGACCGCGCGCCGCTTCGTCCGGGCGCTCCCGTCGGCCGAGTACGTCGAGATCGAGGGCGCCCCGCACGGGCTGCTCACGACGCACACGGCCGAGGTCAACGAGGCGCTCCTCGCGTTCCTCGCGCGCTGA
- a CDS encoding ArsR/SmtB family transcription factor — translation MSTAVDDDLWSAVGDPTRRRMIDLLLTDGPGTATSLSERLPVTRQAVAKHLVVLDRVGLVHVTPAGRERRYEVDEAQLARAVAQLADVGQAWDARLQRIKRIAEAIARSQKQ, via the coding sequence ATGAGCACCGCCGTCGACGACGACCTGTGGTCGGCGGTCGGGGACCCCACCCGGCGGCGCATGATCGACCTCCTGCTCACCGACGGACCCGGCACGGCCACCTCGCTCAGCGAACGCCTTCCGGTGACGCGGCAGGCCGTCGCCAAGCACCTCGTCGTGCTCGACCGCGTGGGCCTCGTGCACGTGACGCCCGCCGGGCGCGAGCGGCGCTACGAGGTCGACGAGGCCCAGCTCGCCCGCGCGGTCGCGCAGCTCGCCGACGTCGGCCAGGCCTGGGACGCCCGCCTGCAGCGCATCAAGCGGATCGCCGAGGCGATCGCCCGCAGTCAGAAGCAGTGA
- a CDS encoding GXWXG domain-containing protein, whose translation MTTELERYDALPPVATTDLRGTWRGAGIPTGHPLDGVLERLGWCGKRFDDDDTAHPLLFRSGHGVVRVHPGLVPLGLVLRVAPLLRTPPAAAAFALVRPFVTTRRPRARLREVRYRGVVSAAMVYDDLPIIDAFRADDDGSLVGAMDARGMTEPYLFRLRRVR comes from the coding sequence GTGACGACCGAGCTGGAGCGGTACGACGCCCTCCCGCCCGTCGCCACGACCGACCTGCGCGGGACGTGGCGCGGTGCGGGGATCCCCACCGGTCACCCGCTCGACGGCGTGCTCGAAAGGCTCGGCTGGTGCGGCAAGAGGTTCGACGACGACGACACCGCGCACCCGCTGCTGTTCCGGTCGGGCCACGGCGTGGTGCGCGTCCACCCGGGCCTGGTCCCGCTCGGGCTCGTGCTGCGCGTCGCCCCGCTCCTGCGGACCCCGCCCGCCGCCGCGGCGTTCGCGCTCGTGCGGCCGTTCGTCACGACGCGTCGCCCCCGCGCCCGGCTGCGCGAGGTCCGGTACCGCGGAGTGGTGTCGGCCGCGATGGTCTACGACGACCTGCCGATCATCGACGCGTTCCGGGCGGACGACGACGGCTCTCTGGTCGGCGCGATGGACGCGCGCGGCATGACCGAGCCCTACCTGTTCCGGCTGCGCCGGGTCCGCTGA
- a CDS encoding ATP-binding protein: MGDRDTWVSTTHDWSTSVDVAHLDDVRRRADELAPGGVLHLVLEVLAYAAEEADERGGGRCLVTLHDDGSVTVADDGRGTDTRLDEHGRAVRKPVMSTRDLRVFDAVDGPSLPDGHPRRGVSVVSALSDRLVHHNRRSHGSWTQRYEHGIPVTDLVPVEPDGTTGTTVTFLPGRLVRPPLGDLTADALAVLRDWPALAVDVRDERGRGGGPDDAARTSATGPAGSAAGG, from the coding sequence ATGGGCGACCGGGACACGTGGGTGAGCACGACGCACGACTGGTCGACGTCGGTCGACGTCGCGCACCTCGACGACGTGCGACGCCGGGCCGACGAGCTCGCGCCCGGCGGCGTGCTGCACCTCGTCCTCGAGGTGCTCGCGTACGCCGCCGAGGAGGCCGACGAGCGTGGCGGCGGCCGCTGCCTCGTCACGCTGCACGACGACGGGTCGGTCACCGTCGCCGACGACGGGCGGGGCACCGACACGCGGCTCGACGAGCACGGCCGCGCCGTGCGCAAGCCCGTCATGTCGACCCGGGACCTGCGTGTCTTCGACGCGGTCGACGGCCCGTCCCTGCCCGACGGCCACCCGCGGCGCGGGGTCTCGGTCGTGTCCGCGCTCAGCGACCGGCTCGTCCACCACAACCGGCGCAGCCACGGCTCGTGGACGCAGCGCTACGAGCACGGGATCCCCGTCACCGACCTCGTCCCGGTCGAGCCGGACGGCACCACCGGCACCACGGTCACGTTCCTGCCGGGACGGCTCGTGCGGCCGCCGCTCGGGGACCTGACGGCCGACGCGCTCGCGGTCCTGCGCGACTGGCCGGCCCTCGCGGTCGACGTGCGCGACGAGCGCGGTCGGGGCGGCGGTCCCGACGACGCAGCGCGGACCTCGGCGACCGGTCCCGCGGGCTCAGCCGCGGGCGGGTGA